From the genome of Desulfurobacterium indicum:
GAGCTTTCCTATTCTTTAAATCAAACGTAATTCTTCTGTTTATGCTTTTTCTCCTTGCAACATCAACAGTTTTCGAAATTGCTCATGCACTCCATCACTTAAAAGTCCCCCCAAAACTTGTCCAGATACTATTTTTCACGTTCCGATACATTCATGTAATACGCGATGAATACAAAAGACTTCTAAAAGCAGCCATAGCAAGAGGGTTCAAACCAGCAACCAACGTTCACACGTACAAAACCTACGGTTATATAGTTGCTAACTTAATAATTAGAAGCCACATGAAAGCAGACAGAATATACAAAGCTATGCTATGTAGAGGATTTAAAGGAGAATTTCCCGTATACAGACACTTCCGTCTTGAGAAAAAAGATATAAT
Proteins encoded in this window:
- the cbiQ gene encoding cobalt ECF transporter T component CbiQ — encoded protein: MENKLAEGKTLLHKLDPRVKIIVFLMFAVSCALSSSISFLLFSSIFILILGFIVRYDLTKALKSLLFADSFLIFLIITMIFTYDKGNRIKLGIISFYPEGLKYGAFLFFKSNVILLFMLFLLATSTVFEIAHALHHLKVPPKLVQILFFTFRYIHVIRDEYKRLLKAAIARGFKPATNVHTYKTYGYIVANLIIRSHMKADRIYKAMLCRGFKGEFPVYRHFRLEKKDIIFTTFSFLFLITAFTGSEIWKF